Proteins encoded in a region of the Caldanaerobius fijiensis DSM 17918 genome:
- a CDS encoding glycosyltransferase family 2 protein: MPKVTVAIPTYNRAHYLKEAIESVLAQTFKDYELLILDNASTDNTEEVVKSFDDARIRYIKNEINIGGINNFNKALDMAKGEYVIIFHDDDIMKPELLEKEVEILDKNDDVVLVATNISIINKRGMILKQREKELDNDIIFEKYDFIYKLFKENFVLPCPTVMLRTDFINRNNIRFRPEIGPNADGYMWMEINLYNKKILFLHEPLLMYRHHEGQDSSNNFLDRNIKGYQYALKLIKENKLEYIIPYLKKNATYYLISVLSNKLAYGYIKRDDFKRYIDKLKEEEFWINDIKVSYKLRLFLSYYCPIIAIILHKVKMIITNQKYY; the protein is encoded by the coding sequence ATGCCAAAAGTAACAGTAGCAATACCTACCTATAACAGAGCACACTATTTAAAAGAGGCTATTGAAAGTGTGTTAGCGCAAACGTTTAAAGACTATGAACTATTAATTTTGGATAATGCTTCAACAGATAACACGGAAGAAGTTGTTAAATCGTTTGATGATGCTCGTATAAGATATATTAAAAATGAAATTAATATTGGAGGAATAAATAATTTTAATAAAGCTTTAGATATGGCAAAGGGAGAATATGTTATAATATTTCATGATGATGATATTATGAAACCAGAGTTGTTAGAAAAAGAAGTTGAAATATTAGATAAAAATGACGATGTTGTTTTAGTTGCAACGAATATAAGCATTATAAATAAAAGAGGTATGATATTGAAACAAAGAGAGAAAGAACTTGATAATGATATTATTTTTGAAAAATATGATTTTATATACAAGTTGTTTAAAGAGAATTTTGTTTTACCATGTCCTACTGTTATGTTAAGAACGGATTTTATAAATCGCAATAATATAAGATTTAGACCAGAAATTGGTCCTAATGCTGATGGTTATATGTGGATGGAAATAAATCTATACAATAAAAAAATATTGTTTTTACATGAACCATTATTAATGTATAGACATCACGAAGGTCAGGATAGTAGTAATAATTTTCTTGATAGAAATATCAAGGGGTATCAATATGCCCTTAAATTAATAAAAGAGAATAAACTTGAGTATATTATTCCATATTTAAAGAAAAACGCTACATATTATTTGATTTCTGTATTATCGAATAAACTTGCATATGGTTATATAAAACGAGATGATTTTAAGAGGTATATAGATAAGTTGAAGGAAGAGGAATTCTGGATAAATGATATTAAAGTTTCATATAAATTAAGATTATTTTTATCTTATTATTGTCCTATAATAGCAATTATTTTGCATAAGGTAAAAATGATTATTACAAATCAAAAATATTATTAG
- a CDS encoding NAD-dependent epimerase/dehydratase family protein — MGLKYLITGATGFIGANIVRSFLDENNEIHIIVRETSNLWRLNDIVKDIIIHYCDINDSDKVERVISALKPDIIIHNAIYGGYPFQKDSMKIINTNFLGTVNLLNACIGYGFKCFINTGSSSEYGGKNKPMSENDLLEPIDDYGVAKAAATLYCQSIARRYNLPVFTLRLFSPYGYYEEPTRLIPYIITSCLRNEDIKLSNPNPVRDFIFIEDVIEAYKTVIKNAQYLTHGDIFNIGTGKQYTVKEVFETIKEIIGYNKEPLWGTAEGRVSDTFKIWKADVTKSKEKLGWEATHSLKEGLTKNINWFTNNLKLYTR; from the coding sequence ATGGGATTAAAGTATTTAATTACAGGAGCTACAGGATTTATCGGGGCTAATATAGTAAGATCGTTTTTGGATGAAAATAATGAAATTCATATTATAGTACGAGAAACTTCCAATCTTTGGAGACTTAATGATATTGTTAAAGATATAATAATACATTACTGCGATATAAACGATTCAGATAAAGTTGAAAGAGTAATATCTGCTTTGAAACCAGATATAATTATACATAATGCAATATATGGTGGATATCCATTTCAAAAAGATAGTATGAAAATTATAAACACAAATTTTTTAGGCACAGTGAATCTATTGAATGCATGTATAGGTTATGGCTTCAAATGTTTTATAAATACTGGCAGCAGTTCTGAATATGGTGGTAAAAATAAACCAATGTCTGAGAATGATTTATTAGAACCAATTGATGATTATGGAGTTGCAAAGGCTGCGGCTACACTTTATTGTCAATCCATTGCAAGGCGGTATAATTTGCCTGTATTTACATTACGTTTATTTTCACCGTATGGTTATTATGAAGAACCGACTCGATTAATTCCGTATATAATTACAAGTTGTTTGAGGAATGAAGATATTAAGTTATCTAATCCTAACCCAGTTAGAGATTTTATTTTTATAGAAGATGTCATAGAAGCTTATAAAACAGTAATAAAAAATGCTCAATATTTGACGCATGGTGATATATTTAATATTGGAACAGGTAAGCAGTACACAGTAAAAGAAGTATTTGAAACAATTAAAGAAATTATCGGTTATAATAAAGAACCATTATGGGGGACCGCTGAAGGAAGGGTAAGTGATACTTTCAAAATTTGGAAAGCAGATGTAACCAAGTCAAAAGAAAAGCTTGGATGGGAGGCTACTCATAGCTTGAAAGAAGGACTTACAAAAAATATTAATTGGTTTACAAATAATTTAAAGTTATATACACGTTGA
- the rfbF gene encoding glucose-1-phosphate cytidylyltransferase: MKVVILAGGFGTRLSEETDIKPKPMVEIGGKPILWHIMKIYSTYGHNDFIICLGYKGYVIKEYFVNYYMHMSDLTVDFYDGGIKIHNNHAEPWRVTLVDTGLNTMTGGRIKRVKEYIGNETFMLTYGDGVADVNINNLIDFHKSHGRLATLTAVLPAGKFGALRFGENNKVEDFTEKPPGDGGWVNGGFFVLEPQVVDYIENDSTIWEREPLEKLAKEGNLFAYKHEGFWKPMDTLRDKRELEEMWNSGKAPWKIWD, encoded by the coding sequence ATGAAGGTTGTTATTTTGGCTGGTGGTTTTGGTACACGTTTAAGCGAAGAAACAGATATAAAACCAAAACCAATGGTAGAAATAGGTGGGAAGCCAATACTCTGGCATATTATGAAGATCTATTCGACATATGGGCACAATGATTTTATAATCTGCCTTGGATACAAAGGTTATGTGATAAAAGAGTATTTTGTTAATTATTACATGCATATGAGCGACCTGACAGTAGACTTTTATGATGGTGGCATAAAAATACATAATAATCATGCGGAACCATGGAGGGTAACTTTAGTAGATACAGGGTTGAATACGATGACAGGAGGGAGAATTAAAAGAGTTAAAGAGTATATTGGAAATGAAACATTTATGCTCACGTATGGGGATGGAGTGGCGGATGTAAATATAAATAATTTAATAGATTTTCACAAAAGCCATGGTAGATTAGCTACATTAACTGCTGTTCTCCCTGCGGGTAAATTTGGCGCATTGAGATTTGGTGAAAATAATAAAGTTGAAGATTTTACTGAAAAACCACCAGGAGATGGTGGCTGGGTTAATGGTGGCTTTTTTGTATTAGAACCTCAAGTTGTAGATTATATAGAAAATGATAGTACTATTTGGGAAAGAGAGCCATTAGAAAAATTGGCGAAAGAAGGTAATCTTTTTGCTTATAAGCATGAAGGTTTTTGGAAACCAATGGATACGTTGAGGGATAAAAGAGAATTAGAAGAAATGTGGAATAGTGGAAAGGCGCCGTGGAAAATATGGGATTAA
- a CDS encoding transketolase, whose translation MNTKELSIENISTITKKIRKKLLWMHCKANASHIGSAFSIVDLLTVLYFKILNIDPDNPTRPERDRFILSKGHAASAWYAVLAERGFFNVEMLEGFGVDGGALSEHPDRLSVPGVEASTGSLGHGLSIGVGIALAGKYDNKKYRTFVLMSDGECQEGSIWEAAISASRLRLDNLVGIIDANRLQAYERTDNIQTISSLKNKFENFGWAVLEIDGHNLYEIEKTFNNIPLMQNKPTMIIAHTVKGKGIKEMEDKLEWHYKSPKVDDLDKFIKEIGE comes from the coding sequence ATGAATACTAAAGAACTTTCGATTGAAAACATAAGTACAATAACAAAAAAGATCAGAAAAAAATTATTGTGGATGCATTGTAAGGCAAATGCTTCTCATATTGGTTCGGCATTTTCTATTGTTGATTTGCTTACAGTACTATATTTTAAGATTTTAAATATTGATCCTGATAACCCTACACGACCGGAGAGAGATCGGTTTATTTTAAGCAAAGGGCATGCTGCCTCAGCTTGGTATGCAGTGTTAGCAGAAAGAGGTTTTTTTAATGTAGAAATGTTAGAGGGATTTGGTGTTGATGGTGGTGCGTTATCTGAACATCCAGATAGATTAAGTGTACCTGGTGTAGAAGCTTCAACAGGTTCGCTAGGACATGGTTTATCGATAGGTGTTGGTATTGCTTTAGCTGGTAAATATGATAACAAAAAGTATAGGACCTTTGTTTTGATGAGCGATGGTGAGTGTCAAGAAGGTTCTATATGGGAGGCAGCGATCTCAGCATCACGTTTAAGATTGGATAATCTAGTAGGGATTATTGACGCAAACAGATTGCAGGCTTATGAAAGAACCGACAATATACAAACAATTTCTTCATTAAAAAATAAATTTGAAAATTTTGGATGGGCGGTACTTGAAATTGATGGACATAATTTGTATGAAATAGAAAAAACATTTAATAATATACCTTTAATGCAAAATAAACCTACAATGATAATAGCACATACAGTCAAAGGTAAAGGAATAAAAGAAATGGAAGACAAATTAGAGTGGCATTATAAGTCACCGAAAGTTGATGATTTAGATAAATTTATAAAAGAGATAGGTGAGTAA
- a CDS encoding transketolase family protein: protein MRTAFVNTLMNLMKKNDNIYLLTGDLGFSVFDKLKEQFPKNFLNVGISEANMIGIAAGLALCNKQVFVYSIIPFVTYRVLEQIRNDLCYQKLPVKIIGVGSGLSYGAAGVTHHSIEDIAIMSSLPEMTVLAPGDPVEVKLAVEQSINLEGPCYIRLGKNGEPVIHNEKNINFKIGKGIKLKEGNDISVFVTGNMLETAVEVSKILENNNLSVEIISMHTIKPLDEDIIVESAKNKKLIVSIEEHIETGGLGSKIADVLLKNTIYKRFMKFALPDKFIHEVGSQKYLRQLYFLTPDKIASKILCEIDKGDESDKYSTKYI, encoded by the coding sequence TTGAGAACAGCATTTGTCAATACATTAATGAATCTAATGAAAAAAAATGATAATATTTACTTGTTAACAGGAGATTTAGGCTTTTCAGTATTTGATAAATTAAAAGAACAATTTCCCAAAAATTTTTTAAATGTAGGCATTTCCGAAGCTAATATGATAGGTATAGCTGCAGGTTTAGCACTGTGTAATAAACAAGTTTTTGTATATTCTATAATTCCTTTTGTTACTTATAGAGTATTGGAACAAATAAGGAACGATTTATGCTATCAGAAATTACCTGTTAAAATTATTGGTGTTGGCAGTGGATTATCTTATGGGGCTGCAGGAGTAACCCATCATTCAATTGAAGATATAGCAATAATGTCTTCACTGCCTGAAATGACCGTATTAGCGCCTGGTGATCCTGTAGAAGTAAAATTAGCTGTTGAGCAATCTATTAATTTAGAAGGACCATGTTATATTAGACTTGGGAAAAATGGAGAACCAGTTATACATAATGAAAAGAATATTAATTTCAAAATTGGAAAAGGAATTAAATTAAAAGAGGGAAATGATATTTCAGTTTTTGTTACTGGAAATATGCTTGAGACTGCGGTTGAAGTATCAAAAATTCTTGAAAATAATAATTTGTCTGTTGAAATTATAAGCATGCATACCATAAAACCTTTAGACGAGGACATCATTGTTGAATCTGCTAAAAATAAGAAATTAATAGTTTCAATTGAAGAACACATTGAAACAGGAGGATTAGGATCAAAAATTGCTGATGTTTTATTGAAAAATACTATATATAAAAGATTTATGAAATTTGCCCTTCCAGATAAATTTATCCATGAAGTAGGTAGTCAAAAATACTTGAGGCAGTTATATTTCTTGACGCCGGATAAAATAGCAAGTAAAATTTTATGCGAGATAGATAAAGGTGATGAAAGTGATAAATACAGCACTAAATATATATAA
- the rfbH gene encoding lipopolysaccharide biosynthesis protein RfbH, with translation MESINRESIFNEVKKYFKEKEETSKPFTEGETYIPVSGKVLDVNDLINLVDASLDMWLTSGRYAEQFEKEFARFLGVKYCALVNSGSSANLIAVSALTSYKLGERRLRPGDEVITVAAGFPTTIAPIVQNRLVPVFIDVELGTYNYDVSQIEKAITDKTKAIFMAHTLGNPFNLDKVMELAKKYNLWVIEDNCDALGAKYRNKYTGTFGHIATFSFYPAHHITMGEGGAVVTNDQELYKIMLSFRDWGRDCWCPPGKDNTCRKRFSQQHGDLPFGYDHKYVYSHLGYNLKVTDMQAAVGLSQLKKLPEFIKKRQENFKLLYEGLKELEDYFVLPKATENSEPSWFGFPITIKESASFNRNQLIDYLEKNKIGTRLLFAGNILRQPLFVNNDVEYRIVGSLKNTDIIMERTFWIGVWPGINGKMVKYIISVIEKFTGQGR, from the coding sequence ATGGAATCAATAAATAGAGAATCAATATTTAATGAAGTTAAAAAATACTTCAAAGAAAAGGAGGAAACATCAAAACCATTTACAGAAGGTGAAACATATATTCCTGTGTCAGGGAAGGTTTTGGATGTAAATGATTTAATCAATCTTGTAGATGCATCGCTGGATATGTGGTTGACATCGGGAAGATATGCCGAACAGTTTGAAAAAGAGTTTGCACGGTTTTTAGGAGTAAAGTATTGTGCGCTAGTTAATTCAGGATCTTCTGCTAATTTAATTGCAGTATCTGCTTTAACATCATATAAACTTGGTGAAAGAAGATTAAGACCAGGTGATGAGGTAATAACGGTAGCAGCGGGATTTCCCACAACAATAGCTCCGATTGTACAAAATAGATTGGTACCTGTTTTTATAGATGTGGAATTGGGGACGTACAATTATGATGTTAGTCAAATAGAAAAAGCCATAACAGATAAAACAAAAGCGATATTTATGGCCCATACGTTGGGCAATCCCTTTAACCTTGACAAAGTTATGGAACTAGCTAAAAAATATAATCTTTGGGTAATTGAAGATAATTGTGATGCATTGGGTGCTAAGTATAGGAACAAATATACAGGGACATTTGGACATATAGCGACATTTAGCTTTTATCCGGCCCATCACATAACGATGGGGGAAGGTGGAGCTGTTGTAACGAATGACCAAGAATTGTATAAAATAATGCTTTCTTTCAGAGATTGGGGTAGGGATTGCTGGTGTCCACCTGGTAAAGATAATACCTGTAGGAAAAGATTTTCTCAGCAACACGGTGATTTACCATTTGGGTATGACCATAAATATGTTTATTCACATTTGGGGTATAACCTTAAAGTAACAGATATGCAGGCTGCTGTAGGTTTATCACAATTAAAGAAATTGCCTGAATTTATCAAAAAAAGGCAAGAGAATTTTAAGTTATTATATGAAGGATTGAAAGAATTAGAAGATTATTTTGTTCTTCCCAAAGCGACGGAGAACAGTGAGCCGAGCTGGTTCGGGTTTCCTATAACCATAAAAGAAAGCGCATCGTTTAATAGAAATCAGTTGATAGATTATCTAGAGAAAAATAAAATTGGGACGAGGCTATTGTTTGCTGGAAATATATTGAGGCAGCCATTATTCGTAAATAATGATGTAGAATATAGAATTGTAGGTAGTTTGAAGAATACAGATATAATTATGGAAAGGACGTTCTGGATAGGAGTTTGGCCTGGGATAAATGGAAAAATGGTTAAATATATAATAAGTGTAATTGAGAAATTTACAGGGCAAGGAAGGTGA
- a CDS encoding DUF4351 domain-containing protein — protein sequence MLLKQLSKRVGILPDDLSEKIMKLNEETLEQIADDIFDIKSIEDLAKYLKQ from the coding sequence ATATTACTCAAGCAATTATCAAAAAGAGTAGGAATTTTACCAGATGATTTGAGTGAAAAAATAATGAAATTAAATGAAGAGACATTGGAACAAATAGCTGATGATATATTTGACATAAAGAGTATAGAAGATTTAGCCAAATATCTTAAGCAATAG
- the rfbG gene encoding CDP-glucose 4,6-dehydratase: MINTALNIYKNKRILITGHTGFKGSWLALWLYELGAEVLGYSLEPPTNPNLFSTIKLDKKIHHVIGDIRDEEKLTKIFQDFKPEIVFHMAAQPLVRLSYKEPKLTYETNIMGTVNVYEAIKKTDSVKVVITITSDKCYENKEWIYGYRENDPMGGYDPYSSSKGCVELITSAYRNSYFNNSGVAIASVRAGNVIGGGDWAEDRLIPDCIRSLSKNEIILIRNPEAIRPWQHVLEPLSGYLWLGVLMLKDKNKFNSGWNFGPNDSDIITVEEMVKLSIKYWGSGEYKIDSSIHPHEAKLLKLDTSKAFMKLKWKPVYDIYTAIEKTINWYKAYYNNEKDMLSYTVNQINEYIESAKRKKLLWSEG; encoded by the coding sequence GTGATAAATACAGCACTAAATATATATAAGAATAAAAGAATATTAATAACAGGTCATACAGGATTTAAAGGTTCATGGCTTGCATTATGGCTCTATGAATTAGGAGCAGAAGTATTAGGGTATTCATTAGAGCCGCCTACAAATCCTAATTTATTTTCAACAATTAAGTTAGACAAAAAAATACATCATGTGATAGGTGATATACGGGATGAAGAAAAATTGACAAAAATATTTCAGGATTTCAAACCTGAAATAGTATTTCATATGGCAGCTCAGCCTCTGGTTAGACTTTCATATAAAGAACCAAAGCTAACATATGAAACGAATATAATGGGTACTGTTAATGTCTATGAAGCCATAAAAAAAACGGATAGTGTTAAAGTTGTAATAACAATAACAAGCGATAAATGTTATGAAAATAAAGAATGGATATATGGTTACAGAGAAAATGATCCAATGGGTGGTTATGATCCATACAGTTCGAGCAAAGGATGTGTTGAATTAATAACATCAGCTTATCGTAATTCCTATTTTAACAATAGTGGTGTTGCTATAGCATCTGTTAGAGCAGGGAATGTTATAGGTGGAGGAGATTGGGCAGAAGACAGATTAATACCCGATTGCATTCGTTCATTGTCTAAAAATGAGATAATATTAATACGAAATCCAGAGGCAATAAGACCATGGCAGCATGTATTAGAGCCATTATCAGGATATTTGTGGTTAGGGGTTTTGATGTTGAAAGATAAAAACAAATTTAATAGTGGATGGAATTTTGGCCCTAACGATTCCGATATAATTACAGTTGAGGAAATGGTAAAATTGTCAATAAAATATTGGGGAAGTGGTGAGTATAAAATTGATTCTTCAATACACCCCCATGAAGCAAAATTGCTTAAATTGGACACAAGCAAGGCTTTTATGAAATTGAAATGGAAACCAGTATATGATATTTATACAGCTATAGAAAAAACTATTAATTGGTATAAGGCATATTATAACAATGAGAAAGACATGTTGTCATATACAGTTAATCAAATAAATGAATATATAGAAAGCGCAAAAAGAAAAAAATTATTATGGAGTGAAGGATAA